The Verrucomicrobiia bacterium DNA window ATGAACTGTGGGGTCCGGCCAAGGCTAGCCTAATGGAACACCGCTCCGGGAAAGGAAAGGTCATCACTGGCCGAACGGGACGCGACCTGCTTTTGGCTGCAGGCATCCCACCGGACTTCACCTATGTAGAGAGCGCCGGAATACAGGGAGGCAATTCCGCCTCGCCGGCGCGGTCAGCCGGCCAATACCTGGCAGGCCGCGAGCCCTCAGGCGGCGCCGTTTCTCAAACCTTGTATGAACCCACCGGCCAGGGACCCGGCCTGGATTACATTCACCGCCGCGATGGGGCCACAGACATTTATTTCTTGGCTCACGGCGCCAACGAGCCGGCGTCGTTCCATTGCACGTTCCGAGTTTCCGGCAAACGCCCCGAATTATGGGACCCTGTCTCGGGCCGGCACTGGGTTGCGGCTGCTTACACCCAGGCAAATGGAAGCACGACTTTATCGCTGGATTTTGCCGCCTGCGGCTCGATGTTCGTCATCTTCCGCAATCCGGCCCCGGCGCCTGAGGGCGACGCGAAGCCCAACTTCCCGGTTTTGGCTCCAGTCGAAGAATTGGCCGGGCCATGGACGGTCTCGTTCGACCCGAGATGGGGAGGGCCGCCATCGGCCACATTCGACAAATTGGAAAGCTGGACTGCTCGGGCCGACGAAGGAACCAAGTATTATTCCGGCACGGCGGTCTATCGAAAGACTTTCAGCCTGCCTGCCAATCATACAGACAAAGAGATGTGGATCGACCTGGGCGACGTGCGCGAAGTGGCTCAAGTCAAGTTGAATGGCCAATCGTTGGGGATTGTTTGGACCCTCCCTTATCGTGTTGACGCCACCAAGGCGATCCACTCCGGCGCCAACCAGTTGGAAGTCAAAGTGGTGAATTTCTGGTGTAATCGCATCATCGGCGATCAGTTCCTGCCGCCGTACAAACGATTCACCCAGACCAATATCCGCAAACTGACCCAACGCTCGCCACTGATGGTCTCAGGTCTCCTTGGCCCGGTGCGTGTGCTTCGGGAATACTGAAGCGCTTTGAAAAAGCCCATGGCCCAGAAATTGCTCGTCGGCAAGCGGCTCGATAACCCATGTCGCTCATACAAACTCCGGTATTGATGGACCGCGCGCCACAACCTGCCGCCTCCGGGCTGATTGGTTTCCGCGCCTATCTGGTGGCCACCTCTTGCGTGGCGCTCGCTTTGGTCCTGCGCTCGGCTCTGGATTCGTTATGGGGAGATACACTCCCTTACGCCACGTTTTTTCTGTCCGTGCTTGTGGTGGTCCAGTTTGCCGATACGGGCCCGGTCCTCCTAACAGTCTTTGCGGGCTTCCTGCTGGGAGATTGGTTCTTCGTGCCGCCACGGCATTCCCTGCTCATCGCGCGACCAGCCGATCGAATAAACGCGGTTTTATTCTTCTTTCTCACTGGCATGGTGCTTCTTCTATCCCGAAGGACGCGCAAGGCCATGATCGGCGAGCGCGCCGCTCATACCACGTTGTTGCGCCAGGTTGAAGCGTTGCGGGAGAGTGAGGCGCGCTATTCTTCAGTCGTTGAGAACAGCCACGATGCCATTCTGTTGACGGACCATGCAGGAGCGATTTTAGCGGCCAATCAGGAAGCCTGCCGCCTCTTCAAACGCACCGAGCGGGAGCTTTGCCGCATCGGCAGGAACGCGCTGGTGGACCCGACGGAGGCTCAGCGAGTTGCCGCCGCTGTGACCCAGCGCGAACAAACGGGGCACTTCCAAATCGAGCTCACATTCGTGCGAAGCGATGGGACCCGGTTCCTGGGAGAGGTTTCGAGCGGTGTTTTTAAGGACCGCGATGGTTTGCCCAGGAATAGCACAATCATCAGGGACATTACCGACCGGAGGCGCGGCGAACAAGAAAGGGAACGCCTTGTTCGTGAATTGCAGGCCGCCTTGAATGAGGTCAAAACCCTCAGTGGGTTGCTGCCGATTTGCGCGCACTGCAAAAAAATCCGTGATGATCAAGGGTATTGGAACCAAATTGAACTCTACATTCGGCATCACTCGGACGCGAGGTTCACTCACAGCATCTGTCCGGAGTGTTCGACGAAGTTCTACCCCGAGCTCTTTTCTCAAGACTGGTCCATCTGAGCCGCTTCAAAATCAGCTTGAAATCATGATGGGCGCAGACATACTCATTGTGTATTTGTGATGCGAGTTTAAGGCCGCCATGGCAAGTGACGGATAAAGGCGGCTTGGGTTTGGTTCTCGCCTCATCAGTAATTGGTTATCATGCCCGCGTGGCGGAATTGGCAGACGCGCTAGATTCAGGTTCTAGTAGGTAACACTGTACAGGTTCAAGTCCTGTCGCGGGCACCACCTCAAATCAGCAAGTTGCAAGCCGGGAGCGGTTTTTCTATTCAGGGCGCTAACAGCCATTGATCGTCGGATTCCATGACCGAGCGCGGACCGCTTCCCTTCAGCCATGCCAGAGCATTGGTGTCCCCCCGCAGGTACGCATCCCCAAAGGCGGTGGATACCACCAGAATCACCCGATGATGATTGGGATTGCGCGGTTCCCTGTCTCCCGGCAAGACACGATCAGTGAACACCGAATGTTCGGCGTTGTGCGGCGAGGGGTTTTAGCCCTGAGCACGGCAGGCGTGAGCACCGGGCCGCCAGACTGTCTGATTGGTATGCCGCATGAATTCGGCACATGAACGCTCCCGTAAATGTTCAGCAGCGGATCTGCAAAGCGGTTTTAGAGCAATTCCAGGAGTTGCTCAGGAAGTGGAAAGAGCAATGCCAGGGATTGCCCTTGCCTGAGTCGGTTTACGTCGAGCAATGGGACAGGCCGCGTTATTTGCTGCCGGCCGGGGTTGTGATTGCAAAGTGGACCGTCACTCGACAGGGCATTGTGGAATTACCGCTTTCCTCGGCGAGGCCCTCCCATGTTGCTGTGGGGCTGGCTAACTGTTATCGAACAGCCTGGGGTGAGTTTGCTGTCGGCGAGGACGGGGAGAGAGTTACAATCGGCTTCAAGCATTCGCCTTGGTATGGGCGTGGCGATATTTACCGGGTGGGCGCCACTGAAAGCGGCAATGTCCGCCTCGAAAGGATGAAACCGGCCTGGTCATTAACAAGCTCATTCCGGCTTATCTTAGGCGCTTCCCGTTAGGGCCTTACTAAAAGGCGCCAACCGGCTGGAAAACGCAAGCCGCTAAGCTCCCAAGCTCCTTGCTTTCTGATCAGCCTGCATCATTATTGGCCAAAAGCAAAATGCGACAGAATAATTTAAAGCCGGCATTTATCGGCAAAGACGGACGCACGAGCGCAATCCAAAAGTCTTTGAGCAGAAGCACCCGGGTTGCGGGCGAGCCCGTGAGGCTTTCGGAAGGGAAGCCGGAAAAGGCAGACGCTCTTCGCCTGGCGAAGCAGATCAAACCGGATTTTGTCATAATCGGGCCGGAAGTACCGCTGGCGGAAGGGATCGTCGATGACTTGGAGGGACTCGGAATCCCCTGCATTGGCCCCACACGCTCTTTGGCCCGCCTGGAATCCAGCAAAGCATTCACCCGGCAACTGCTTTCCAAGCATAATATCCCTGGAAACCCCGAATACAGAGTGTTTAAAAGCATCGGGAGCGTGGAAGCTTATCTGAGAGAGCTGGGGGATTTTGTCGTGAAGCCGGACGGTTTGACTGGCGGTAAAGGTGTCAAAATATCTGGCGCCCACCTCCACTCTATAGCGGAAGCCGTCGATTACTGCGCGCAGTTATTCAAGGAGCGCGCGCCGGCAGTTGTCATCGAGGAAAAGTTGGATGGCGAAGAGTTCAGCCTTCAGTCTTTTTGTAGTGGCACCCAGGTCAAGGACATGGTGGTGGTGCAGGACCATAAAAGGGCCGGTGAGGGCGATACGGGACCAAACACCGGAGGAATGGGGTCTTACTCCGATGAGAATCTCAGCTTGCCATTTTTGCTCCCGCAGCATCTTGAATTTGCGAGCGCGATTAACAAGGCCGTGGCTGAAGCCCTTTTCGCTGAAACAGGCCAAAAGTACAGAGGGATTCTCTACGGCGGCTTCATGGTGACCCGGAAGGGAATCCGTCTCCTGGAGTATAACGCTCGATTCGGTGACCCTGAAGCATTGAATGTTTTGTCTTTGCTCAGAACGGACCTCGTGGATATTTGCGAAGCAATAATCGAGGAAAAACTCAACGAACTCCCGATTATTTTCGAGAAACGGGCAACGGTTTGCAAGTATGTTGTCCCTGAGGGCTATCCGGAAAACCCAGTAAGAGGAAAGTTGCTCGACATGACCAAAGTGCCTCAGGAATCTGACAACTTAAAGGTCTATCGCGCCGGGGTTGACGAAACAGGGGGCCGGCTTTATCTGAGCGGTTCGCGAGCTATTGCCTTCGTTGGAATCGGAAAGGACCTGGATGAAGCACAGGCAATCGCTGAAGAGGCCGCCAGCGCTGTGCACGGGCCGGTGTTCCACC harbors:
- a CDS encoding PAS domain S-box protein, which translates into the protein MSLIQTPVLMDRAPQPAASGLIGFRAYLVATSCVALALVLRSALDSLWGDTLPYATFFLSVLVVVQFADTGPVLLTVFAGFLLGDWFFVPPRHSLLIARPADRINAVLFFFLTGMVLLLSRRTRKAMIGERAAHTTLLRQVEALRESEARYSSVVENSHDAILLTDHAGAILAANQEACRLFKRTERELCRIGRNALVDPTEAQRVAAAVTQREQTGHFQIELTFVRSDGTRFLGEVSSGVFKDRDGLPRNSTIIRDITDRRRGEQERERLVRELQAALNEVKTLSGLLPICAHCKKIRDDQGYWNQIELYIRHHSDARFTHSICPECSTKFYPELFSQDWSI
- the purD gene encoding phosphoribosylamine--glycine ligase, whose amino-acid sequence is MRQNNLKPAFIGKDGRTSAIQKSLSRSTRVAGEPVRLSEGKPEKADALRLAKQIKPDFVIIGPEVPLAEGIVDDLEGLGIPCIGPTRSLARLESSKAFTRQLLSKHNIPGNPEYRVFKSIGSVEAYLRELGDFVVKPDGLTGGKGVKISGAHLHSIAEAVDYCAQLFKERAPAVVIEEKLDGEEFSLQSFCSGTQVKDMVVVQDHKRAGEGDTGPNTGGMGSYSDENLSLPFLLPQHLEFASAINKAVAEALFAETGQKYRGILYGGFMVTRKGIRLLEYNARFGDPEALNVLSLLRTDLVDICEAIIEEKLNELPIIFEKRATVCKYVVPEGYPENPVRGKLLDMTKVPQESDNLKVYRAGVDETGGRLYLSGSRAIAFVGIGKDLDEAQAIAEEAASAVHGPVFHRRDIGTYDLIQQRVRHVRSLCEVPPAPALNGG